One genomic window of Arachis stenosperma cultivar V10309 chromosome 10, arast.V10309.gnm1.PFL2, whole genome shotgun sequence includes the following:
- the LOC130954275 gene encoding putative pentatricopeptide repeat-containing protein At3g15130, with protein MCYRFSEVLKKCSRYRLIDQGKQLHGIMEKLGLGFDLVLNNNLIDMYAKCGTMKLACLVFDKMPQRNVVSWTALMCGYLQNGDPNASLVLFSKIGLSNIKPNEFTLSTALKASTVLGVPQNGMQIHGVCAKSNLDVAPVVGNSIIDMYSKCGRVGDAAKMFDAMPVRNLVSWNAMIAGYTHERNGEEALNLFREMQEKGEVPDEYTYSSTLKACSCVGMIAEGSQIHAALIRQGSSYLAQSTVAGALVDFYVKCRHIAEARKVFDQIEHKNVVSWSTLILGYAQEDNLQESINLFHQLRESRHKVDGFVLSSLIGVFADFALVLQGKQMHAYAIKVPFGLEASVANSVLDMYLKCGLTDEADALFREMPTRNVVSWTVMITGYGKHGIGYKAVKLFAKMQVHGIEPDSVTYLAVLSACSHTGLIKEGQQYFSSFLSNPHFKPQVEHYACMVDLLGRAGRLNDAKELIETMPLKPNTGIWQTLLSACRMHGEMEMGEKVGEILLRMDGNNPVNYVMLSNMYADAGYWNESEKIREKVKRKGLKKEAGRSWVEINKEIHIFFNGDSTHTLIEKIHQVLREMEKRMKEEIGYVHNMNFALHDVEEESKVESLRYHSEKLAIGLVLVSGGVKGERMVRIFKNLRVCGDCHTFIKGLSKVLKIVFVVRDANRFHRFENGQCSCGDYW; from the coding sequence ATGTGTTACCGATTCTCTGAGGTATTGAAGAAGTGTTCAAGGTACCGTTTGATTGATCAGGGGAAGCAGCTACATGGGATTATGGAGAAGCTAGGGTTAGGGTTTGATTTGGTCCTGAACAATAATCTCATTGATATGTACGCAAAATGTGGCActatgaaattggcatgtttggtgtttgataaaatgccacAAAGAAATGTGGTGTCTTGGACGGCTCTGATGTGTGGTTATTTGCAAAATGGTGATCCAAATGCCTCTTTAGTGTTGTTCTCTAAAATAGGGCTATCTAATATTAAGCCTAATGAGTTCACACTTTCTACTGCTCTAAAAGCTTCAACGGTTTTGGGTGTACCTCAGAATGGAATGCAGATTCATGGGGTTTGTGCAAAATCCAATCTTGATGTTGCGCCTGTCGTGGGAAATTCGATTATTGACATGTATTCCAAGTGCGGACGGGTTGGCGACGCGGCTAAGATGTTCGATGCTATGCCAGTGAGGAACCTTGTGAGTTGGAATGCAATGATTGCCGGATACACCCATGAGAGAAATGGTGAAGAGGCTTTGAATCTGTTTAGGGAGATGCAAGAAAAGGGAGAAGTTCCTGATGAATATACATATTCAAGTACTTTAAAGGCATGTAGTTGTGTTGGCATGATCGCTGAAGGATCGCAAATACATGCTGCCTTAATCAGACAAGGATCTTCATACTTGGCTCAATCAACTGTCGCAGGTGCTCTGGTTGATTTTTATGTCAAATGCAGACACATAGCCGAAGCTAGGAAGGTGTTCGATCAAATTGAACATAAGAATGTGGTATCTTGGAGCACACTTATTCTTGGCTATGCTCAAGAAGACAATTTGCAAGAGTCCATAAACTTGTTTCATCAGTTGAGAGAGAGCAGACATAAGGTGGATGGGTTTGTGCTCTCAAGTCTCATAGGTGTGTTTGCTGATTTCGCCCTTGTGTTGCAGGGGAAGCAAATGCACGCTTACGCCATCAAAGTCCCATTCGGATTAGAAGCATCAGTGGCAAATTCAGTTTTAGATATGTACCTGAAATGCGGATTAACAGACGAGGCAGATGCACTTTTCAGAGAGATGCCAACAAGGAATGTTGTTTCGTGGACGGTTATGATTACTGGTTATGGTAAACATGGTATAGGTTACAAGGCAGTTAAACTTTTCGCCAAAATGCAAGTTCATGGAATCGAACCTGACAGTGTGACATACTTAGCTGTGCTCTCAGCTTGCAGCCATACAGGACTCATCAAAGAAGGACAACAATACTTCTCCAGTTTCCTTAGCAATCCCCATTTCAAACCACAAGTAGAGCATTATGCTTGCATGGTTGATCTCCTTGGACGTGCCGGGCGCTTAAACGACGCGAAGGAGCTCATTGAGACGATGCCCTTGAAGCCAAATACCGGTATATGGCAGACACTACTTAGTGCTTGTAGAATGCATGGGGAGATGGAGATGGGTGAAAAAGTGGGAGAGATATTATTGAGAATGGATGGTAATAATCCAGTGAACTATGTCATGTTGTCAAACATGTATGCTGATGCAGGATATTGGAATGAAAGCGAGAAGATAAGAGAGAAAGTGAAGAGGAAGGGATTGAAGAAAGAGGCTGGGCGAAGTTGGGTAGAAATAAACAAGGAAATCCACATTTTCTTCAATGGAGATAGCACACATACACTCATAGAGAAGATTCATCAAGTGTTGAGAGAAATGGAGAAGAGGATGAAGGAGGAAATAGGGTATGTTCATAACATGAATTTTGCGTTGCATGATGTTGAAGAGGAATCAAAGGTGGAGAGTTTGAGGTACCATAGTGAGAAATTGGCTATTGGATTGGTTTTGGTCAGTGGTGGGGTAAAAGGAGAGAGGATGGTTAGGATTTTCAAGAATTTGAGGGTTTGTGGTGACTGCCATACCTTCATCAAGGGTCTCTCTAAGGTTTTGAAGATTGTATTTGTGGTGAGAGATGCAAATAGGTTCCACAGATTTGAGAACGGTCAATGTTCTTGTGGAGATTATTGGTAA
- the LOC130954278 gene encoding pentatricopeptide repeat-containing protein At2g20540, translated as MGTRTAQLLVRELENRFVPAVKNCARISELKKIHAHVVKLSLSQSNFVITKMLDCCDKFSNVNYATLLFEQLVEPNVFSYNAIIRALTHNQEHYLAITVFKRILMREERISDKVPISPNEFTFPFVIKSCSVLSLRCLGEEIHGQVWKFGLKSNSVTENALIDMYTKFGDLRNAHKVFEEMTEPDAVSWNGLIFGYARLGQMESARVLFDEMPCRTIVSWTAMISGYCGIGCYGDALDIFRRMQMVGIEADEISVITVLPACAHLGALEVGKWIHMYSGKNGFLQKTGICNALVEMYAKCGCIDEAMSLFDQMVEKDVISWSTMIGGLANHGKAHASIELFRKMQKAQVTPNGITFLGVLSACTHAGFWNEGLKYFDVMRLEYHIAPEIEHYGCLVDLLGRSGQLEQALDAISKMPMKPDSRIWNSLLSSCRIHRNLEIAVVAMEQLLELEPEESGNYVLLANIYAELGKWEGVSNVRKLIRSKGIKKTPGCSMIEVDNVVQEFVSGDDSKPFSQDVFWILEVLVLHQTRTNDLMEDVTEDASKLW; from the coding sequence ATGGGAACGAGAACCGCGCAACTTCTCGTGCGAGAACTTGAGAACCGCTTCGTCCCCGCGGTGAAAAACTGCGCGAGAATATCGGAATTGAAGAAGATTCACGCACACGTCGTGAAGCTTTCGCTATCACAGAGCAACTTTGTGATTACAAAAATGTTGGATTGTTGCGACAAATTCAGTAATGTAAATTATGCCACCTTGCTATTCGAGCAACTCGTGGAGCCAAACGTGTTCTCTTACAACGCAATCATCAGAGCCTTAACGCACAATCAAGAACACTACCTAGCAATCACAGTGTTCAAGAGAATTCTGATGAGGGAAGAAAGGATTTCAGATAAAGTTCCGATTTCGCCCAATGAATTCACGTTCCCGTTTGTGATAAAGTCGTGTTCGGTGCTCTCATTGCGGTGTCTTGGTGAAGAGATTCATGGGCAGGTTTGGAAATTTGGGCTGAAGTCAAATTCTGTGACCGAGAATGCACTGATTGATATGTATACGAAATTCGGTGATCTGAGGAATGCACATAAGGTGTTTGAGGAAATGACTGAGCCAGATGCTGTTTCCTGGAATGGCTTGATCTTTGGGTATGCTAGGTTGGGGCAGATGGAGAGTGCAAGGGTgctgtttgatgaaatgccttGTAGAACAATTGTTTCTTGGACTGCAATGATATCCGGGTACTGCGGAATAGGGTGTTATGGTGATGCATTGGACATCTTCAGGAGGATGCAAATGGTGGGCATTGAGGCTGATGAGATTAGTGTTATAACTGTTTTGCCTGCTTGTGCACACCTTGGAGCTCTTGAGGTTGGGAAATGGATTCATATGTACTCAGGTAAAAACGGGTTTCTGCAGAAAACCGGCATCTGCAATGCACTGGTTGAAATGTATGCTAAGTGCGGTTGCATTGATGAAGCAATGAGCTTGTTTGATCAAATGGTTGAGAAGGATGTGATTTCTTGGAGTACCATGATTGGAGGGCTAGCTAATCATGGGAAAGCTCATGCATCAATTGAGCTGTTTCGGAAAATGCAGAAGGCGCAAGTTACACCTAATGGGATAACTTTTCTTGGTGTTTTGTCAGCTTGCACTCATGCAGGGTTTTGGAATGAGGGGTTGAAATATTTTGATGTCATGAGGTTGGAGTATCATATAGCCCCTGAAATTGAGCACTATGGTTGCTTGGTTGATCTTCTAGGACGTTCTGGGCAGCTCGAGCAGGCCCTTGACGCAATATCTAAGATGCCAATGAAGCCAGATTCAAGGATATGGAACTCCTTGTTAAGCTCTTGCAGGATTCATCGCAATCTTGAGATTGCTGTTGTTGCAATGGAACAGCTTTTGGAGCTTGAGCCAGAGGAATCTGGAAACTATGTTTTGCTTGCTAACATATATGCAGAACTTGGCAAGTGGGAAGGTGTATCAAATGTTAGGAAACTCATTAGAAGCAAGGGGATAAAGAAAACGCCAGGGTGTAGCATGATTGAGGTTGACAATGTGGTTCAAGAGTTTGTATCAGGTGATGATTCAAAACCCTTCTCACAAGATGTGTTTTGGATCCTAGAAGTCCTGGTTTTACACCAAACTAGAACTAATGATTTGATGGAGGATGTCACAGAAGATGCAAGTAAACTCTGGTGA
- the LOC130954280 gene encoding tRNA (guanine-N(7)-)-methyltransferase yields MPETEVKATISKSTGLPRKRFYRARAHSNPLSDSHFPVPISPSQFDYSLHYPQIFPSSDQADGSRKIQFADIGCGFGGLLISLSTLFPETLMIGMELRDKVTEYVKERILSLRVANPGQYQNVSVVRTNSMKYIPNYFEKAQLTKMFFLFPDPHFKEKNHRRRVISPFLLDEYAYVLKAGGIIYTITDVEELGDWMKSCLENHPMFEALTEKELEADPVVKLLSSATEEGQKVARNGGQTFQAVFRRIVPSDQTS; encoded by the coding sequence ATGCCAGAGACTGAGGTAAAAGCAACTATCAGCAAGTCAACTGGTTTGCCACGAAAGCGCTTCTACCGAGCACGAGCACACAGCAATCCACTGAGTGACTCTCACTTCCCTGTGCCAATATCCCCCAGTCAGTTTGACTATTCCCTCCATTACCCTCAGATCTTTCCATCGTCTGATCAAGCCGATGGTTCTAGAAAGATCCAGTTTGCTGATATTGGCTGTGGTTTTGGAGGGCTGCTCATTAGTCTTTCAACACTTTTCCCAGAAACACTGATGATTGGAATGGAGCTTAGAGATAAAGTGACTGAGTATGTCAAGGAACGGATTCTATCTCTAAGGGTAGCAAATCCAGGTCAATACCAAAATGTTTCTGTGGTGCGGACTAACTCAATGAAGTACATTCCCAATTATTTTGAGAAAGCACAGCTCACAAAGATGTTTTTCTTGTTTCCTGATCCTCATTTTAAAGAGAAGAATCACCGCCGAAGGGTTATCAGCCCATTCTTGCTAGATGAATATGCTTATGTTCTTAAGGCTGGTGGAATTATATACACAATTACAGATGTTGAAGAGCTTGGGGACTGGATGAAATCTTGTCTGGAGAATCACCCCATGTTTGAAGCCTTGACTGAGAAAGAACTTGAAGCAGATCCAGTTGTGAAGCTTTTGAGTTCTGCAACTGAAGAAGGTCAAAAAGTTGCAAGAAATGGGGGGCAAACCTTCCAGGCCGTATTCAGGCGCATTGTGCCATCTGATCAAACTTCATAA